GATGCCGTGGGTCTGTCGGGGCAGATCCGCGAGCTTTCCAAGAAGATCGAGGAGGAGTTATGAAGAAGGGAGCGGACTTGCGCGTCGAAGAGGTCATGACGGCCGAACCCATGACGATCGACGGCATGGCGCCCGTAACGGAAGCGCTGGCGCTGATGCAGGAAAGGAACATCAGCTCGCTGGTCGTGACGCGGAGGGACGCAGATGATGAGTACGGTCTCCTGCTTGTCGCCGATATTGCCCGAGGCATATCGACAAGCAACCGGCCGGTCTCACGAATTCAGGTCTACGAGGTGATGCAGAAACCTGCGCCCGCGGTCGATGCTGAGATGAAGCTGAAGTACGCGGTCCGTTTCATGACACGCTTCGGCATCAGCCACTGTGTGGTCCTGCGCGGGCGAGATTTGGCGGGTATTGTGTCTCTTCGTGACATCACCATCAGGTTCCTTGAACAGGGTGCGGCGCCGGACGCTCCGTCACCCTGAATGCTGCTATTGCGACGGCAACCCGCTTTTCAGCCTCAACGATCAACAACAAAGCGACCCCGACTGCCACGATGATAACACCGTCGGCGACGGACACCGGGCCGCTTCCAAAAACAGTCTGCATCGGCGGTAGATAGGTAAAGGCGAGCTGTGCGGCGACGACGGTCGCCACTCCGATGAGGACCGCGCGGGTCCCGAGCACTCCCTGCCACGTCAGCGACGTGCCGTGAACATAGCGAACGCTGAAGAGATAGAAGATCTCCATCACGACCATCGTATTGACCGCCATGGCGCGGGCCGTCTCGAGCGGCAGGCCCCGCTCTGTCGCCCAAGTGTAGATACCGAAGGTGCCAGCGACCATCAGGGCGGAGACGAAGAGGATCCGCCACAGCAACCGGCCCGACAGGATTTGCTGATCGGCGGGGCGTGCGGGGCGACGCATGGCGTCCGGCTCCGTCGGCTCGAATGCCAGGGTCAGGCCGAGAGCAACGGCCGTGATCATGTTGATCCACAGGATCTGCACCGGCGTTATGGGCAAAGTGAGACCGAACAGAATGGCAAGGATGATGGTGAAGGCCTCGCCGCCATTGGTCGGCAATGTCCAGGAAATCACCTTGGTGAGATTGTCATAAACGGTCCGGCCCTCGCGGACGGCCGCGACGATGGACGCGAAGTTGTCGTCGGCGAGCACCATTTCGCTCGCCTCCTTGGCGGCCTCGGTACCCTTGCCACCCATGGCCACGCCCACATCCGCGCGCTTCAGTGCCGGCGCGTCATTCACGCCGTCGCCTGTCATGGCGATGACGGAACCATCCGC
The window above is part of the Alphaproteobacteria bacterium genome. Proteins encoded here:
- a CDS encoding CBS domain-containing protein; the protein is MKKGADLRVEEVMTAEPMTIDGMAPVTEALALMQERNISSLVVTRRDADDEYGLLLVADIARGISTSNRPVSRIQVYEVMQKPAPAVDAEMKLKYAVRFMTRFGISHCVVLRGRDLAGIVSLRDITIRFLEQGAAPDAPSP